Proteins encoded together in one Rossellomorea sp. y25 window:
- a CDS encoding M6 family metalloprotease domain-containing protein, whose translation MLKVLSKAGLSLVIAGGVAVAGFQAGDSPAKESSKYDLSLAHYVGASPELAAKAKELGIDVSKADPAEKIAGHGAKFQQAGDHHVAYKEATGDVPVLVLLAKYKDGDEPIGDMKGQVPAKYYEDLIFGDEYNPYELDVFKQYDSQDVPKDRTMQNAYKESSYGKVNLVRKENTDFAWVELPKGASYYLDQEGTYAENDEYVNGNANGDAHTGEFIRDLLKAADDQIDFSKYAENGEVPNIFVVHEGTGAEFSRDPAQFWSHKWSLLSALYYGKYYETGKTADVYAGMSQGEWINKTVVEDMTYDGVVVNNYNIQPGIGGNVAGYDMATDGYKDELKQGPYPAQTGVYAHEFGHALGLPDFYDTLYTSEGVGNYSMMAGGSWMRFPNAPAYSGNSPTHFDPFSKIFLGWAEPKNVAPEDGIQKITLPPINKASADNGIVKMEVPGSNGTEYFLFENVQQDGFNKGLVRQGEDSHGLVAWHVDENIINLYQTAGFRPNNVENWMNKRFQYNQTQTASDGTVVTHYGLSVLQSDGNYDLEKNVNRGDSGDFFKTGDKLTPVSGNVHTGSYYFWKGNGSTPADSGIHVTDIVENEDGSITAKFYYSTNEKKR comes from the coding sequence TTGTTAAAAGTTCTATCTAAAGCTGGTTTATCTCTTGTTATAGCCGGGGGTGTTGCTGTGGCAGGCTTCCAAGCAGGTGATAGCCCTGCAAAGGAATCCAGCAAATATGATTTAAGTCTTGCCCATTATGTGGGTGCGTCTCCTGAACTGGCCGCAAAGGCGAAAGAGTTAGGGATTGATGTATCAAAAGCGGATCCCGCTGAAAAAATCGCTGGTCATGGTGCAAAGTTCCAACAAGCTGGGGATCATCATGTCGCTTATAAAGAGGCTACTGGTGATGTGCCAGTACTTGTTTTATTAGCCAAGTACAAAGATGGTGATGAGCCAATCGGTGACATGAAGGGTCAAGTTCCAGCGAAATACTATGAGGATTTAATTTTTGGAGATGAATATAATCCATATGAACTCGATGTATTTAAGCAATATGATAGCCAAGACGTACCGAAAGACCGTACAATGCAAAATGCTTACAAAGAATCCAGTTATGGGAAAGTTAACCTGGTACGTAAAGAAAATACTGATTTTGCATGGGTTGAGCTGCCAAAAGGTGCTTCCTACTATTTGGACCAGGAAGGTACATATGCTGAAAACGATGAATACGTAAATGGAAATGCTAATGGCGACGCCCACACAGGTGAATTCATCCGGGATCTTCTAAAGGCTGCAGACGATCAGATTGATTTCTCAAAGTATGCCGAAAATGGAGAAGTTCCAAATATCTTCGTTGTCCATGAAGGAACAGGGGCTGAATTCAGCCGTGACCCGGCACAGTTCTGGTCTCATAAATGGTCTCTATTAAGTGCCCTTTATTATGGGAAGTACTATGAAACGGGTAAAACTGCAGATGTCTATGCAGGTATGAGTCAAGGAGAATGGATAAATAAAACGGTTGTAGAAGATATGACGTACGATGGAGTTGTGGTTAATAACTATAACATCCAGCCAGGAATCGGCGGAAATGTTGCAGGATATGATATGGCCACGGACGGTTATAAAGATGAATTGAAACAAGGACCTTATCCTGCCCAAACCGGGGTATACGCCCATGAATTCGGACATGCCCTTGGCTTACCGGATTTCTATGACACTCTTTATACATCCGAAGGTGTTGGAAACTACTCCATGATGGCAGGCGGCTCGTGGATGCGTTTTCCAAATGCTCCAGCCTACTCTGGAAACTCACCGACACACTTTGATCCGTTCTCCAAGATTTTCTTAGGATGGGCAGAACCGAAAAATGTAGCACCTGAAGATGGTATTCAGAAAATCACCTTACCACCAATCAACAAAGCTTCTGCCGATAATGGAATCGTTAAAATGGAAGTACCGGGATCAAACGGTACTGAGTATTTCTTGTTCGAAAACGTTCAGCAAGACGGATTCAACAAAGGTCTAGTCCGTCAAGGTGAAGACTCACACGGTTTGGTAGCATGGCATGTGGATGAGAACATCATCAATCTTTATCAAACAGCGGGCTTCCGTCCAAACAATGTGGAGAACTGGATGAATAAGCGATTCCAGTATAATCAAACTCAAACAGCAAGTGACGGAACAGTTGTCACTCATTATGGTCTATCTGTTCTTCAATCGGATGGAAACTATGATCTCGAGAAAAACGTGAATCGTGGAGATTCCGGTGACTTCTTCAAAACCGGGGATAAACTGACACCAGTTTCCGGAAATGTTCACACGGGGTCGTATTATTTCTGGAAGGGCAATGGCTCAACGCCAGCTGATTCAGGAATTCATGTAACAGATATCGTAGAGAATGAAGATGGGTCCATTACTGCTAAATTCTACTACAGCACGAATGAAAAGAAGAGATAA
- a CDS encoding cupin domain-containing protein, with the protein MYNVPMSYPNHTYANPTFHNNDSMLRNGQENHQQLVGVLLNGIQGKASSAEFYGRLASVAPNQDHQHNLLQMMEDEQRHWWQLTNLYTSITGSQPVYQVESIPFCSYREGLQRGYQTALEDYEQFRIGCLQAQHSPAYEVLLNTCKDEWEHAKRLSHLGADADQRFTLKDYGPAPFVVNIDEATVQNDTFRTALWTGKHLQLTLMSINPGEDIGLEIHPHLDQFLRLEQGQGIVRMGDRQDNLYFEREVEEDFAIVIPAGTWHNLINTGDTPIKLYSIYAPPQHPFGTVHVTKADAEAAEEAAHGRYYSGY; encoded by the coding sequence ATGTACAATGTTCCGATGTCTTATCCAAATCATACCTATGCGAATCCAACGTTTCATAATAACGACTCCATGCTGAGAAACGGACAGGAGAATCACCAGCAGCTAGTGGGTGTCCTCCTTAATGGAATCCAAGGAAAAGCTTCATCTGCGGAGTTTTATGGCCGGTTAGCGAGTGTTGCACCGAACCAGGATCACCAGCACAACCTCCTTCAAATGATGGAAGACGAACAGCGACACTGGTGGCAGTTGACCAATCTGTATACCTCCATTACTGGAAGTCAGCCTGTTTACCAGGTCGAGAGTATTCCATTTTGTTCCTACCGGGAGGGACTGCAGAGAGGATACCAAACAGCATTAGAGGACTATGAACAGTTTCGGATCGGCTGCCTGCAGGCGCAGCATTCACCTGCGTATGAAGTTCTCCTGAATACGTGTAAAGATGAATGGGAGCATGCGAAGCGATTGAGTCATCTCGGGGCAGATGCGGACCAGCGATTCACATTGAAGGATTATGGTCCTGCGCCGTTTGTGGTGAACATCGACGAGGCCACCGTCCAGAATGATACGTTCCGAACGGCCTTATGGACGGGAAAACATCTTCAGCTCACCTTGATGAGCATCAATCCGGGCGAAGATATTGGTCTCGAAATCCATCCTCATCTTGATCAGTTCCTGCGCCTTGAACAAGGGCAGGGGATCGTTCGAATGGGAGATCGGCAGGATAATTTATATTTTGAGAGAGAAGTAGAAGAGGACTTTGCCATCGTCATTCCTGCAGGTACGTGGCATAATCTGATCAATACGGGTGATACCCCGATTAAGCTGTATTCGATTTATGCGCCACCGCAGCATCCATTCGGGACGGTTCATGTGACGAAGGCGGATGCGGAGGCTGCTGAGGAAGCGGCACATGGGCGTTATTACTCAGGGTATTGA
- a CDS encoding putative hydro-lyase, with the protein MLPSELRTNIRNGKHQTHTSGFCQDYVQTNLVVLPKEYAFDFLLFTTRNSKACPIVEVLEAGQFESRYAKGSDIRTDIPMYHVYEDGRLVEKKTKVDDVWRDDFVTFLIGCSFTFESQLIKGEIPLRHIEENKNVAMYTTNIQTEKAGVFQGPTVVSMRPIPDHLVQKATDITSLFPKMHGAPVHIGDPGEIGIGDITQPDYGDFVGIKDGETPMFWACGVTPQAVALHAKIPYMITHAPGCMFVSDWKNEDYLNEEK; encoded by the coding sequence ATGCTGCCATCTGAGCTAAGAACCAACATCAGGAACGGAAAGCACCAAACCCATACATCCGGTTTTTGCCAGGATTATGTCCAAACCAATCTCGTCGTTCTCCCTAAAGAATATGCTTTTGATTTTTTACTGTTCACCACCCGAAATTCTAAAGCCTGCCCCATCGTCGAAGTGCTGGAAGCAGGTCAATTCGAATCCAGATACGCGAAGGGTTCAGATATTCGAACGGATATACCCATGTATCATGTGTATGAGGATGGCCGGTTGGTTGAAAAGAAAACGAAAGTCGATGATGTCTGGAGAGATGATTTCGTCACCTTTCTCATCGGTTGCAGCTTTACATTTGAAAGTCAGCTGATCAAGGGTGAGATTCCTTTGCGTCATATCGAGGAGAATAAGAACGTCGCCATGTATACGACAAACATCCAGACGGAAAAAGCGGGTGTATTCCAAGGTCCGACGGTGGTTTCAATGAGACCGATTCCCGATCACCTCGTACAGAAAGCAACAGACATCACCTCGTTATTTCCTAAGATGCATGGGGCTCCTGTCCATATCGGCGACCCTGGTGAAATAGGCATTGGGGATATAACACAGCCAGACTATGGTGACTTTGTCGGGATCAAGGATGGGGAAACCCCTATGTTCTGGGCTTGCGGTGTGACGCCTCAAGCAGTAGCCCTCCACGCAAAGATTCCCTACATGATTACCCACGCTCCGGGATGTATGTTTGTATCGGACTGGAAGAATGAAGACTATTTGAATGAAGAGAAATAA